One Streptosporangium becharense genomic window, GGCCATCCGCGGCACCCTGCCCCGTGCCGAGATCAAGGCCATCGCCGCGGCCACCTACCACCAGGTGTGGTGGCCGGCCGTCGACGAGGTCCGCTTCGACGGCCAGCACCTGCCGGTCTGGACGGAGCGGGCCGACCTGCCCGACGGGGCCGCCTACCCGGACGGGCAGGCCGGCGACTACCTCGACCCGGCCACCGGGGAGCTCCTGCCCACCTGGGACCAAGCCCTCGACCGGCTCGACGCCGACGAGGACGCCGAGCCCCTGCACGTGGTGCGCTTCGGCCCCCAGGTCGACGTCCAAGGTCTCGTCGCCGGATCCCCGGACGCCCACACGCGCATCGGCTACCTGACCAAGTACCTCACCAAGAACCTCGGCGACCCCCTCGACCCCGACGACCCGTCCACCGACGACCCGGCCCGCCGCGACCACGCCGCCCGGATGGTCGAGGCGCTGCGCTACGAACCGTGCTCGCCGACGTGTGCCAACTGGCTGCGCTACGGCATCCAGCCCAAGGGCGCCAAGGCCGGGATGGTGCCAGGCCGGTGCAAGGGCAAGGCACACAAACCCGAACACCTCGGCTACGCCGGACGCCGCGTCCTGGTCTCCCGCAAGTGGTCGAACAAGACCCTGCGCGAGCACAAGGCCGACCGGCGGGCCTGGGTGCTCGACATGCTCGGCCTCCCAGACGACACCCCTGCCGACCCGCACCGCTACGTGTGGCGGCCGGTCTCGGCCAAGGACCCGACCCGCACCCCGCTGGCCAAACGCCTGCTGCGCGAGGTCGCCAACCGCCAGCGCACCCGTGCCCGCCTGGCCGAACTGGAAGCCAGAGCCGACGGCAGACCCGTCCCGGATCTTTCGGCAACTCCGGCCCTGGGGGTGGCCGCATGACCCGGAAGACCGGCCAAGAGCCCGTCTCGATGCTTCCGGAGTCGGCGCGGGGCCGGCTGCTGACCGTC contains:
- a CDS encoding replication initiator, which encodes MTDTPTSPSIPSPDGSDRTLPRLVRETLPLALDVAIEVAKLSGVCIRPIEMRRLDTHTGTVETFNIPCGTTQEAKCPPCAKRNQQLRRAQCREGWHLDHEPVAEPHPSTEDQRWLIEFRADVQAKRDAAERDGEDTADWDAAIESIDAEINAAGMRGTVTGGRATPRRSRSTRRRQDAPDLPKRAKQNTTLGRTFIAPDGRVYRPSLFVTLTLPSYGKIQSGRGVPADPASYDYARAARDALHFAKLVDRFVQNLRRVAGYDVQYFATVEPQKRLAPHLHMAIRGTLPRAEIKAIAAATYHQVWWPAVDEVRFDGQHLPVWTERADLPDGAAYPDGQAGDYLDPATGELLPTWDQALDRLDADEDAEPLHVVRFGPQVDVQGLVAGSPDAHTRIGYLTKYLTKNLGDPLDPDDPSTDDPARRDHAARMVEALRYEPCSPTCANWLRYGIQPKGAKAGMVPGRCKGKAHKPEHLGYAGRRVLVSRKWSNKTLREHKADRRAWVLDMLGLPDDTPADPHRYVWRPVSAKDPTRTPLAKRLLREVANRQRTRARLAELEARADGRPVPDLSATPALGVAA